The Symphalangus syndactylus isolate Jambi chromosome 11, NHGRI_mSymSyn1-v2.1_pri, whole genome shotgun sequence genome contains a region encoding:
- the S100Z gene encoding LOW QUALITY PROTEIN: protein S100-Z (The sequence of the model RefSeq protein was modified relative to this genomic sequence to represent the inferred CDS: substituted 1 base at 1 genomic stop codon), giving the protein MPTQLEMAVDTMIRTFHRCSRKEGNRFKLSKGELKLLLQPXLTEFLSCQKDPQLVDKIMQDLDANKDNKVDFNEFVVMVAALTVACNDYFVEQLKKKGK; this is encoded by the exons ATGCCCACCCAGCTCGAGATGGCCGTGGACACCATGATTAGAACCTTCCACCGCTGTTCTCGCAAGGAAGGGAACAGATTCAAGCTCAGCAAGGGGGAACTGAAACTGCTCCTGCAGCCATAGCTCACGGAATTCCTCTCG TGCCAAAAGGATCCCCAGTTGGTTGATAAGATAATGCAGGACCTGGACGCCAATAAGGACAACAAAGTGGATTTTAATGAATTcgtggtcatggtggcagctctGACAGTTGCTTGTAATGATTACTTTGTAGAACaattgaagaagaaaggaaaataa